In a genomic window of Sutcliffiella sp. FSL R7-0096:
- the accB gene encoding acetyl-CoA carboxylase biotin carboxyl carrier protein: MLKIQEIREIIKLIDQSNIDEFTYENEGSKIKMKKHAAQTVVSTQVAAPAPQAAPQPLVPQAAQAQPAQQAPTPAVEANQESAAPKQEDANLHKITSPMVGTFYASPSPDQAAYVQEGDKVGENSVVCIVEAMKLFNEIEAEVKGEIVEVLVDNGQLVEYGQPLFLVKTV; this comes from the coding sequence ATGTTAAAGATCCAAGAAATCAGAGAAATTATTAAGTTGATTGACCAATCGAATATAGATGAATTCACGTATGAGAATGAAGGTTCGAAAATTAAAATGAAAAAACATGCTGCCCAAACAGTTGTTAGCACACAAGTGGCTGCACCGGCACCACAAGCGGCACCTCAGCCACTAGTTCCACAAGCAGCACAAGCTCAACCGGCTCAACAAGCTCCAACACCAGCTGTAGAAGCAAACCAAGAGTCGGCGGCACCTAAACAAGAAGATGCGAACCTACATAAAATCACTTCCCCGATGGTTGGAACATTCTATGCTTCGCCATCACCGGATCAAGCGGCATATGTACAGGAAGGCGATAAAGTGGGCGAAAACTCTGTCGTTTGTATCGTAGAAGCAATGAAGCTTTTCAATGAGATCGAGGCAGAAGTCAAAGGCGAGATTGTAGAGGTTTTGGTTGATAATGGCCAATTAGTCGAATATGGTCAACCTTTATTCCTTGTAAAAACAGTATAA
- a CDS encoding nuclease-related domain-containing protein yields MVVLKEREYSMKIQVLQALIRRLRPNHPSLPIIKKDLGMAMAGYRGEESIDYYLSILPEMEHDIIVFHDLRLPYNNKFFQVDTLLITPTFYLILEVKNMIGTLQFDPAFQQLIQIINEDGNEKRISHRDPIQQVNIQLSQFKSWLKIAKLPYLPCECLVIMANANSELKALTHPNIVQKFVTRNTAISDRIVAFITEYGIGEWDTKKIKKIKDTILKNNEPSLFKDVLHKYAIKRSDILNGVFCKSCNTLSMKRRRGCWVCVECNFKCFEAHLEAMKDYKLLICSTITNKSLREFLGIKCESTALRILTSANLLYLGSTRNRRYIL; encoded by the coding sequence TTGGTTGTATTAAAAGAAAGAGAATATTCCATGAAGATCCAAGTACTGCAGGCTCTCATTCGAAGGCTGAGACCTAATCATCCCTCTTTACCTATTATTAAAAAAGATCTTGGTATGGCTATGGCTGGCTATAGGGGTGAGGAATCAATAGATTATTATCTAAGCATTTTACCTGAGATGGAACATGATATTATAGTATTTCATGATTTAAGGCTCCCTTATAATAATAAGTTCTTCCAAGTAGATACCCTTCTTATTACCCCTACATTCTATCTCATATTAGAAGTTAAAAATATGATTGGAACTCTTCAGTTTGATCCTGCATTCCAACAACTAATACAAATAATTAATGAAGACGGAAACGAAAAAAGAATTTCTCATAGGGATCCTATCCAACAAGTAAACATACAACTATCACAATTTAAATCATGGTTGAAAATTGCCAAGCTCCCTTACCTCCCCTGCGAATGCCTAGTCATTATGGCTAATGCCAATTCTGAATTAAAGGCATTAACTCATCCGAATATCGTTCAAAAATTCGTTACTAGGAATACTGCTATTTCCGATAGAATAGTTGCGTTTATAACTGAATATGGAATAGGGGAATGGGATACAAAAAAAATCAAGAAAATAAAAGATACTATCTTGAAGAACAATGAACCCTCTTTATTTAAGGATGTGCTTCATAAGTATGCTATTAAAAGAAGTGATATTTTAAATGGGGTATTCTGCAAATCTTGCAATACCCTCTCCATGAAGAGAAGAAGAGGTTGTTGGGTATGCGTGGAGTGTAATTTTAAATGCTTCGAAGCACATTTAGAGGCAATGAAAGATTATAAATTATTGATTTGTTCTACTATCACTAATAAATCTCTCAGGGAGTTTCTTGGTATCAAGTGTGAAAGTACTGCCTTGAGGATATTAACCTCCGCAAACCTCCTTTATCTTGGCTCTACCAGAAACCGGCGATACATCCTTTAA
- a CDS encoding SpoIIIAH-like family protein codes for MLLKKQTVWLLTMLSLVFVLSAYYFIGDQQAGEQMANEQAEQPAATESAENHEGDHGEAAGTDGEEGKEGTEGTEGAEGAEGVEGEEATDEDGSAVVKYISTDETFAEMRYELENLRSVHRAELKDRMASTELPAEEISKAVDQYNELAQISEKELILESTIRSRKDVDDALVRVTDGKIRVTVKTAEHSPQMANDIYHMVRQEFADVRNENIAFEFSTADASE; via the coding sequence ATGTTATTAAAAAAACAAACCGTCTGGTTACTAACCATGCTTAGTCTAGTTTTCGTCCTATCAGCTTACTATTTCATCGGCGACCAACAAGCCGGTGAACAAATGGCAAACGAACAAGCTGAACAACCGGCAGCAACCGAATCAGCCGAAAACCATGAAGGCGATCATGGAGAAGCAGCTGGAACCGATGGAGAAGAAGGCAAGGAAGGAACAGAGGGTACAGAAGGTGCTGAAGGTGCTGAAGGTGTCGAGGGAGAAGAAGCTACAGACGAAGACGGTAGCGCAGTTGTGAAATACATCTCCACAGATGAAACGTTTGCTGAAATGCGCTATGAGCTTGAAAATCTTCGCAGTGTCCACCGCGCTGAATTGAAAGATAGAATGGCAAGCACAGAGTTACCGGCTGAAGAGATTTCCAAAGCCGTCGATCAATACAACGAACTAGCACAAATCTCAGAAAAAGAACTGATCCTAGAATCTACCATCCGTTCCCGAAAAGACGTCGATGACGCACTTGTCCGCGTGACAGACGGCAAGATCCGCGTAACAGTCAAAACGGCAGAACATTCTCCACAAATGGCAAATGATATCTATCATATGGTGCGTCAAGAATTCGCCGATGTGCGCAACGAAAACATCGCATTTGAGTTCAGCACTGCAGATGCGAGTGAGTGA
- the spoIIIAG gene encoding stage III sporulation protein AG, giving the protein MEKKNQAFIPWLKSLLSNQSKDKKAKYQYMTVVLILGVAFMLFGTLFFGEDSANSPGGGVLPAMKQQETGDEEVFGHSDDANAPSTISDYEASFENQLKDALEAIAGVNDVSVVVNVDASEQKVFQKNITTSQQTTVETDKAGGKRDVTDSSKDEQVLVIRKNEQEIPVVSETKKPVIRGVLVVAKGAENIHVKQMILEAVTRVLDVPQHKVAVLPKKSEGE; this is encoded by the coding sequence GTGGAAAAGAAAAACCAAGCTTTCATTCCATGGCTAAAATCTCTGCTATCCAATCAGTCAAAGGACAAAAAAGCAAAATATCAATACATGACAGTCGTTCTCATATTAGGTGTTGCATTCATGCTTTTTGGTACCCTGTTTTTCGGGGAAGACAGTGCCAACTCTCCTGGCGGGGGAGTCTTACCGGCAATGAAACAGCAAGAAACCGGAGACGAAGAAGTATTCGGACATAGTGATGATGCCAACGCACCTTCTACTATCTCTGATTACGAGGCAAGTTTTGAGAACCAGTTGAAAGATGCCCTGGAAGCGATCGCCGGCGTTAATGACGTCTCTGTCGTCGTAAATGTCGATGCATCCGAACAGAAAGTCTTTCAGAAAAACATCACCACCTCCCAGCAAACAACCGTAGAAACAGATAAAGCAGGGGGGAAACGTGATGTAACAGACAGTTCAAAAGACGAACAGGTACTTGTAATCAGAAAAAATGAACAAGAGATCCCGGTTGTATCCGAAACAAAAAAGCCGGTCATCCGAGGTGTTCTGGTAGTCGCAAAGGGCGCTGAAAATATACATGTTAAACAAATGATTTTGGAAGCTGTCACCAGAGTGCTCGACGTACCGCAGCACAAAGTAGCAGTACTTCCAAAAAAATCCGAGGGGGAATAA
- the spoIIIAF gene encoding stage III sporulation protein AF, with the protein MSYLTEWITSIILFILLATVVEMLLPNSSMQKYTKLVIGLLLIVVILTPILKLLSTDLDELFAKMTTHSSYTSETNTENLIEMKKKEIQASHAAYILDKAAVLMKEDVEEELRESYGLTVKDLKVVVKNEDQLAEIPIEENIESVVILLEKAEQKTAIQVVKPVQIDTSRQKEPAPSSKEEGKIATFLADRWQLQPTNISVAVEGGD; encoded by the coding sequence ATGAGTTACTTAACAGAATGGATTACCAGTATCATTCTATTTATTCTTCTGGCCACTGTAGTAGAAATGCTTCTGCCGAATTCTTCTATGCAAAAATATACGAAACTTGTGATTGGGCTGTTGCTGATCGTCGTCATTCTCACTCCCATATTAAAGCTGCTTTCTACTGACCTGGACGAGCTTTTTGCAAAAATGACGACTCACTCCTCCTATACCTCAGAAACAAACACAGAAAATTTAATAGAAATGAAGAAAAAAGAAATACAAGCCTCACATGCTGCATACATATTAGATAAAGCGGCTGTCCTAATGAAAGAAGATGTGGAGGAGGAGTTGAGGGAAAGCTATGGTTTAACTGTTAAAGACTTGAAAGTCGTCGTGAAAAATGAGGACCAGCTTGCAGAAATACCAATAGAAGAAAACATAGAATCCGTTGTGATTCTGCTCGAAAAAGCCGAACAAAAGACAGCCATTCAAGTAGTAAAGCCTGTCCAAATTGACACCTCCAGACAAAAGGAACCAGCGCCTTCCTCGAAAGAAGAAGGAAAAATAGCAACTTTCCTAGCAGATCGATGGCAACTACAACCAACCAATATCTCTGTAGCAGTCGAAGGGGGGGATTAG
- the spoIIIAE gene encoding stage III sporulation protein AE, which produces MKFILAIIAALLILLFIPFEIVQASPSSPSELVTEQMEGVDVEEIKVYWEEIMQEYGGFLPETQKGTFMEFVKGDKSFSLKEWSKGFVKYLFHELLANGKLLGSLILLTIFSMFLQTLQNAFEQKTVSKVAYSVVFMVLIIIALNSFHIVISYTQEAITAMTGFIIALVPLLIALIASSGGLVSAAFFHPIILFLMNTSGLLIQYIVLPLLFLSAILSIVSTLSEQYKVTQLAQLLRNVSIGILGIYLTVFLGVISVQGATAAVTDGIAIRTAKFVTGNFIPVIGRMFTDATDTVITASLLLKNTVGILGVATLILLAAFPAVKILSIAIIYKLAAALLQPLGGGTVIKCLDIISKSIIYIFAALAIVSFMFFLSITVIIAAGNITVMVR; this is translated from the coding sequence ATGAAATTCATTCTCGCAATCATTGCAGCCCTGTTGATACTACTGTTTATTCCATTCGAAATTGTACAAGCCTCCCCATCCTCCCCATCAGAACTTGTGACAGAGCAAATGGAGGGAGTGGACGTGGAGGAAATAAAGGTGTATTGGGAAGAGATCATGCAAGAATACGGTGGTTTTTTACCGGAAACCCAAAAAGGGACTTTCATGGAATTTGTTAAAGGGGACAAGTCTTTTTCCTTAAAAGAGTGGTCAAAAGGCTTCGTCAAATATCTATTTCATGAGCTTTTGGCAAATGGAAAGCTACTGGGAAGCCTCATTTTACTAACTATCTTCAGCATGTTTCTGCAGACTCTTCAAAACGCTTTTGAACAGAAAACGGTCAGTAAAGTGGCCTATAGTGTTGTGTTCATGGTGCTGATCATCATCGCGCTCAACAGCTTCCATATCGTCATCTCTTATACCCAGGAAGCAATAACGGCCATGACCGGCTTCATCATCGCACTCGTTCCATTGCTCATTGCCCTTATCGCCTCTTCAGGAGGATTGGTCTCAGCGGCGTTTTTCCATCCTATTATACTATTTTTAATGAACACCAGCGGCCTGCTGATTCAATATATCGTATTGCCGCTCTTATTCCTTTCGGCGATCCTTAGCATTGTAAGCACGCTTAGTGAACAATACAAAGTGACCCAACTTGCGCAACTTTTAAGAAACGTGAGTATCGGGATTCTAGGAATCTACCTAACCGTTTTTCTTGGAGTTATCTCTGTACAAGGGGCAACGGCAGCAGTGACAGACGGAATTGCTATCCGCACCGCCAAATTTGTGACGGGGAATTTCATACCGGTTATCGGAAGAATGTTTACTGACGCAACGGATACAGTCATTACCGCTTCTCTTTTATTGAAAAATACAGTAGGAATCCTGGGTGTTGCCACATTGATTTTACTGGCCGCATTCCCTGCCGTGAAAATCCTTTCTATTGCCATCATTTATAAACTCGCTGCAGCCCTTCTTCAGCCACTTGGTGGGGGGACGGTGATCAAGTGCTTGGATATCATCAGCAAAAGCATCATCTACATTTTTGCGGCATTGGCCATTGTCTCTTTTATGTTCTTCTTAAGCATAACTGTCATTATTGCAGCCGGTAATATCACCGTGATGGTCAGGTAA
- the spoIIIAD gene encoding stage III sporulation protein AD, whose translation MEILQIVGLGLIATFLALVVKEQKPTFAFMLVVFVGCAIFLFLVEQVFDVIRMLERIAINANVNLIYVETILKIVGIAYIAEFGAQITKDAGQGAIASKIELAGKILILAMAIPILTVIIETIINLIPS comes from the coding sequence ATCGAGATCCTTCAAATAGTAGGTCTGGGCCTAATTGCCACGTTTCTTGCATTGGTGGTGAAAGAGCAGAAGCCGACATTTGCTTTCATGCTGGTCGTATTTGTCGGCTGTGCCATATTCTTATTCTTAGTGGAGCAAGTCTTTGACGTCATCAGGATGCTCGAAAGAATAGCCATTAATGCCAATGTGAATTTGATCTATGTCGAGACCATACTGAAAATCGTCGGGATTGCCTATATCGCAGAGTTCGGTGCCCAGATAACAAAGGACGCGGGGCAAGGGGCAATTGCATCTAAAATTGAATTGGCCGGAAAAATATTAATATTGGCAATGGCTATCCCCATCCTGACCGTTATCATCGAAACCATTATTAATCTCATTCCTTCTTAA
- the spoIIIAC gene encoding stage III sporulation protein AC — translation MGIEVDVIFKIAGIGIVVAFLHTVLKQLGKEEYAHWVTLLGFIYILFMVASIVDDLFKKIKSVFLFQ, via the coding sequence ATGGGCATTGAAGTAGACGTAATATTCAAAATCGCCGGCATCGGAATCGTCGTAGCCTTCCTGCATACCGTGTTAAAACAGCTCGGCAAGGAAGAATACGCACACTGGGTAACCCTACTCGGCTTTATCTATATTCTTTTCATGGTGGCAAGCATCGTCGATGACCTGTTCAAAAAGATAAAATCGGTATTCTTGTTCCAATGA
- the spoIIIAB gene encoding stage III sporulation protein SpoIIIAB, translating into MIKLIGAVFIIVATSWAGFEAARHLTERPRQLRQLKVALQSLEAEIMYGHTPLADATKNIAKQLEKPLSWFFESFSYKLEKASLTVKEAWQESLEDVWNTTAYKNAELEIMKQFGETLGQHDRYTQQKHIQLALTHLEREELEARDKQIRYERMVKSLGVLSGLLLVILLI; encoded by the coding sequence ATGATCAAATTGATAGGGGCAGTTTTCATCATAGTGGCTACATCCTGGGCAGGCTTTGAAGCGGCAAGGCATCTGACGGAAAGGCCTAGGCAATTGAGACAATTAAAGGTTGCGCTGCAGTCGCTCGAAGCCGAAATCATGTATGGCCACACTCCACTTGCAGATGCCACTAAAAATATTGCCAAGCAATTGGAAAAACCTCTCTCCTGGTTTTTTGAAAGCTTCTCCTACAAGTTGGAGAAAGCCAGCCTCACAGTTAAAGAGGCATGGCAAGAGAGTTTGGAGGATGTGTGGAATACCACAGCTTACAAAAATGCAGAACTTGAAATCATGAAACAATTCGGCGAAACCCTTGGCCAACACGACCGCTACACACAACAAAAGCACATCCAGCTAGCCTTGACACATCTAGAACGCGAAGAACTCGAAGCCCGCGACAAACAAATCCGGTACGAACGAATGGTCAAAAGCCTCGGCGTCCTCTCAGGATTACTGCTGGTTATTTTGTTGATTTAG
- the spoIIIAA gene encoding stage III sporulation protein AA: protein MFASITGVLPPDISGVLDTLLPQAQERVEEIRVRVNRPLELIIDGEPYFPSYTVTATDAIHILNKISKHSIYALEEELKRGYITITGGHRVGLAGKVITEKGKVKAIRDVSSFNIRIAKQKIGVATPLLPYLYEKDRWLSTMVIGPPQTGKTTLLRDLARIMSSGCEKKHIASCKVGIVDERSEIAGCVNGIPQHDLGQRVDVLDGCPKAEGMMMMIRSMSPDVIVVDEIGRMEDSEAVMEAVNAGVGLLMSVHAFSFDELRSRPSLREILSMRAVKRFVELSRSNGPGSIKRIVNEAGEEIYREERVRR, encoded by the coding sequence ATGTTCGCAAGTATTACGGGGGTTTTGCCTCCAGATATATCAGGTGTGCTGGATACTCTCTTACCCCAAGCACAAGAAAGAGTAGAGGAAATACGAGTCCGGGTGAATCGTCCTTTGGAGCTGATTATAGATGGAGAACCCTACTTCCCCTCCTATACAGTTACTGCAACGGATGCGATCCATATTTTGAATAAAATAAGCAAGCATTCCATCTATGCCCTCGAAGAAGAACTCAAACGTGGGTATATCACCATCACTGGAGGGCACCGTGTTGGACTTGCTGGCAAGGTGATTACGGAAAAAGGAAAAGTAAAGGCAATCCGTGACGTTTCCTCATTTAACATTAGGATAGCCAAACAAAAAATCGGAGTGGCAACACCTTTACTGCCATACCTGTACGAAAAGGACAGATGGCTCAGCACGATGGTGATCGGGCCTCCACAAACAGGAAAAACAACGCTCTTAAGAGACTTGGCTAGAATCATGAGTTCTGGTTGCGAAAAAAAACACATTGCTTCATGCAAGGTGGGAATAGTGGACGAAAGGTCTGAAATTGCCGGCTGTGTAAATGGAATTCCGCAACATGATTTGGGACAAAGAGTAGATGTGCTCGACGGTTGTCCGAAGGCAGAAGGCATGATGATGATGATTCGTTCCATGAGCCCGGATGTCATTGTTGTTGATGAGATAGGAAGAATGGAAGATAGCGAGGCTGTCATGGAAGCTGTAAATGCAGGGGTGGGATTGCTAATGTCGGTTCATGCTTTTTCATTTGATGAACTACGAAGCAGGCCAAGTCTCAGGGAGATATTATCCATGCGTGCAGTGAAACGATTTGTAGAACTGTCGAGGAGCAACGGACCAGGCTCCATCAAGAGAATTGTGAATGAAGCGGGAGAGGAGATCTACCGGGAAGAGAGAGTGAGACGATGA
- a CDS encoding YqhV family protein, with translation MKKLLSHFDPSVLSMAGIRIFSGLLEITAAIIMLSLNDVKKAIVVNSMLAVVGPLIFISTMMIGLISMADEISFSKMIYIAIGVGFILFGIYK, from the coding sequence ATGAAAAAATTATTAAGCCACTTCGACCCGTCCGTTCTATCGATGGCAGGGATTCGAATCTTTTCTGGACTATTAGAAATTACCGCTGCCATTATTATGCTCAGTTTAAATGATGTAAAAAAAGCAATCGTGGTAAACTCGATGCTAGCGGTGGTGGGACCGCTGATCTTCATTTCCACCATGATGATTGGATTGATTAGCATGGCGGATGAAATCTCCTTTTCCAAAATGATTTACATTGCGATTGGAGTAGGGTTCATCTTATTTGGCATCTACAAATGA
- a CDS encoding BCCT family transporter, translating to MKGIGKVFWISVIIAALFVLVGVIFPEPFSNGMDQANSFILNAFGWFYQLAATFFLLFALFLIFSKYGKIKLGKDKDLPDYSTLTWFAMLFSAGMGIGLVFYGVAEPISHFATPPLGEGGTAASAKLGLRYTFLHWGFHAWAIYATIALSIAYFKFRKDAPGLMSATLYPLLGEKTNGTVGKVVDIVAVFATVFGVCASLGLGAQQINGGLNYLFNIPNNFAIQLTIMAIVTVLFLISAGTGLSKGIKYLSNTNMILATLLLFAMLFIGPTTFLLNLFTTTLGDYVQNLPSMGLRLAPFNNENAEWIEGWTIFYWAWWISWSPFVGTFIARVSKGRTVREFVIAVLLVPTLVCAFWFSVFGGTGIHMELMEGAQVSAQSFETALFYVYKLLPFGTILSIITILLIATFFITSADSATFVLGMQTTNGNINPPFYVKLTWGLILSTSAVVLMYSGGLEGLQTAIIVSAFPLTFVLLMMAFAIVKAFRLEVKGKVPLKKTKES from the coding sequence ATGAAAGGTATCGGTAAAGTTTTTTGGATTTCCGTTATCATTGCTGCTTTGTTTGTTTTGGTTGGGGTTATTTTTCCCGAGCCCTTTAGTAATGGAATGGATCAGGCAAACTCATTCATTCTAAATGCTTTTGGCTGGTTTTATCAGCTGGCGGCTACTTTCTTTCTTTTATTTGCTCTGTTTCTTATCTTCAGCAAATACGGCAAGATAAAGCTTGGCAAAGACAAGGACCTTCCTGATTACTCTACCTTGACCTGGTTTGCGATGCTGTTCAGTGCAGGAATGGGTATTGGACTTGTTTTCTATGGGGTAGCAGAGCCTATCTCTCACTTTGCCACTCCACCTCTTGGGGAGGGTGGTACGGCAGCTTCTGCTAAATTAGGACTTCGTTACACCTTTTTACATTGGGGGTTTCATGCTTGGGCCATTTATGCCACTATCGCTCTTTCCATCGCGTATTTCAAATTTAGAAAAGATGCACCCGGATTGATGAGCGCTACGTTGTACCCCCTATTAGGGGAGAAAACAAATGGGACGGTCGGAAAAGTTGTAGATATTGTTGCCGTGTTTGCCACTGTCTTTGGAGTCTGTGCTTCATTGGGTCTTGGGGCGCAACAAATAAATGGCGGACTCAATTATCTGTTTAACATCCCAAATAATTTTGCCATCCAACTGACCATTATGGCAATTGTGACCGTTTTATTCCTTATTTCGGCAGGAACTGGTCTGTCCAAAGGAATCAAGTATTTAAGTAACACCAACATGATTCTAGCAACGCTTCTCCTATTTGCAATGCTGTTTATCGGCCCTACTACTTTCTTATTAAATCTATTTACCACTACACTTGGTGACTATGTCCAAAACCTCCCGAGCATGGGACTCCGCCTTGCTCCATTCAATAATGAAAATGCCGAATGGATTGAAGGGTGGACGATTTTCTATTGGGCTTGGTGGATTTCTTGGTCGCCATTTGTCGGAACGTTTATAGCCAGGGTGTCAAAGGGTCGAACTGTGCGGGAGTTTGTTATAGCAGTTTTATTGGTGCCAACACTTGTGTGTGCATTCTGGTTCAGTGTCTTTGGCGGGACTGGCATTCATATGGAGTTAATGGAAGGTGCCCAGGTTTCCGCCCAAAGCTTTGAAACTGCTCTATTTTATGTCTATAAACTACTGCCTTTCGGAACAATCTTATCCATTATTACTATCCTTCTGATTGCCACCTTTTTCATCACAAGTGCGGATTCCGCTACATTTGTGTTAGGAATGCAGACAACCAATGGAAATATCAACCCTCCATTTTACGTAAAATTGACATGGGGATTAATTCTTTCTACTTCTGCTGTAGTGTTGATGTATTCAGGAGGATTGGAGGGGCTGCAGACAGCTATCATTGTAAGTGCTTTTCCACTGACATTCGTATTACTAATGATGGCCTTTGCGATTGTTAAAGCTTTTCGGTTGGAGGTTAAAGGAAAGGTACCTTTGAAGAAGACCAAGGAGAGTTGA
- a CDS encoding nitroreductase family protein, producing the protein MSNNSMSKEEYLNKVKEIDTTKEAPKQLENTDFLTVAKERRSVRQYDPAFKMDKSEILEILEIATLAPSSSNLQPWRFLVIEDQKEKERLLPIANNQQQIVEASVVIAVLGDREAYKNADRIYSAIAEKGRMPEDVKDMYVNSILDGYGNFSKERLAKIAHIDGGLVAMQLMLAAKAKGYDTVPMGGYDEAQFLKAFNVPENYEAIMLISLGKGSKAGFEKTRLPLDDVLTWNRFE; encoded by the coding sequence ATGTCTAATAATTCGATGAGCAAAGAAGAGTATTTAAATAAAGTAAAAGAAATCGATACAACGAAAGAAGCTCCAAAGCAGTTAGAGAATACAGACTTTCTGACAGTCGCAAAAGAACGCCGTTCAGTGCGTCAATATGATCCTGCATTCAAAATGGATAAAAGTGAAATCCTTGAAATTTTAGAAATAGCTACGTTAGCACCATCATCTAGCAATCTTCAACCATGGAGATTTTTAGTTATTGAAGATCAAAAAGAAAAAGAGCGTTTGTTGCCAATCGCCAATAATCAGCAACAAATTGTAGAAGCTTCCGTTGTCATTGCTGTGCTTGGAGACCGAGAAGCTTACAAAAATGCGGACCGTATCTATAGTGCAATTGCCGAAAAGGGAAGAATGCCTGAAGACGTTAAAGACATGTATGTTAACAGCATTCTTGATGGTTACGGGAACTTTTCAAAAGAACGCTTAGCGAAAATTGCTCATATTGATGGTGGACTTGTCGCTATGCAATTAATGCTGGCAGCAAAAGCCAAAGGCTATGATACAGTACCAATGGGCGGTTATGACGAAGCGCAATTCTTAAAAGCATTCAATGTTCCAGAAAACTATGAGGCCATTATGTTAATCTCTCTAGGTAAAGGATCCAAAGCTGGTTTTGAGAAAACACGTCTTCCTCTTGATGATGTTTTAACTTGGAATCGATTTGAATAA
- a CDS encoding Rrf2 family transcriptional regulator → MSEKVTSTKWFSMAIQALVVLANNEGRCPSGELAEKLNSKSVFLRKILRHLVKTELIQAKEGRDGGYFLVKDPSEIKLSEVYDAMKAETFPKGFFNVESKECFAATTRESLCTLRDEMEGWVVAGLEQKTIADLMKR, encoded by the coding sequence ATGAGTGAAAAGGTAACGAGTACAAAGTGGTTCAGTATGGCCATTCAGGCACTCGTGGTGCTTGCTAATAATGAAGGCCGATGTCCGAGCGGAGAATTGGCAGAGAAGCTTAATTCTAAATCTGTCTTTTTGAGAAAAATCTTAAGACATCTCGTCAAAACCGAGTTAATACAGGCTAAAGAAGGCCGTGACGGTGGGTATTTTCTTGTGAAAGACCCTAGTGAAATAAAATTGTCCGAAGTATATGATGCAATGAAAGCAGAAACATTTCCTAAAGGATTTTTTAATGTAGAAAGTAAAGAATGCTTTGCTGCTACTACGCGCGAATCCCTCTGTACACTCCGTGATGAGATGGAAGGTTGGGTCGTAGCTGGTTTGGAACAAAAGACCATAGCTGATTTAATGAAACGATGA